One genomic window of Aliiroseovarius sp. M344 includes the following:
- a CDS encoding HU family DNA-binding protein: MTASVKQTSEKTITFAEPVVKKKEMLARVAARAEMRPNQAKAVFDAVLEELGAALERGEKLRLPPLGNVKVNRQKELPDAKIVICKIRRNKAVDKEDAPLASHTD, translated from the coding sequence ATGACGGCTTCCGTAAAGCAAACATCGGAAAAGACGATCACTTTTGCAGAGCCGGTCGTAAAAAAGAAAGAGATGTTAGCCCGCGTTGCTGCGCGTGCTGAAATGCGCCCCAATCAGGCAAAAGCGGTTTTTGACGCTGTGTTGGAAGAATTGGGAGCGGCCTTGGAACGTGGTGAAAAACTTCGCCTGCCACCGCTTGGCAACGTCAAAGTCAATCGCCAGAAAGAACTTCCAGACGCCAAAATTGTGATCTGCAAGATCCGTCGCAACAAGGCTGTCGACAAGGAAGACGCCCCTCTTGCGTCGCATACCGACTGA
- the tgt gene encoding tRNA guanosine(34) transglycosylase Tgt: MQDQIPTRVTFSLNATDGKARMGVIDTPRGKIRTPAFMPVGTAATVKAMMPESVAATGADILLGNTYHLMLRPTAERIDRLGGLHKFMNWDKPILTDSGGFQVMSLADLRKLTEKGVTFKSHIDGSKHELTPERSMEIQKLLGSDIVMCFDECPALPADRDRIAESMRLSMRWAARSKEAFGDRPGHALFGIMQGGLERDFREESAEALKDIGFDGYAVGGLAVGEGQAAMFDCLDFAPDLLPEDKPRYLMGVGKPDDIVGAVKRGIDMMDCVLPSRSGRTGQVFTRHGVLNIKNARHQDDPRPLDENCGCPACRNYSRAYLHHVFRAQEMISGMLLTWHNLHYFQEIMQGMRDAIAAQRFAEWETDFHSGRAQGDIEPL, encoded by the coding sequence ATGCAAGACCAAATCCCAACCCGCGTCACATTTTCCCTGAATGCCACAGACGGCAAGGCCCGTATGGGTGTCATCGACACACCGCGCGGCAAGATTCGCACGCCAGCTTTCATGCCCGTCGGGACCGCGGCCACCGTAAAGGCGATGATGCCGGAAAGCGTGGCAGCGACAGGCGCGGATATTCTGCTTGGCAACACCTACCACTTGATGTTGCGCCCAACAGCCGAGCGGATCGACCGCTTGGGCGGGCTGCATAAGTTCATGAACTGGGACAAACCGATCCTGACGGACAGCGGCGGGTTTCAAGTGATGAGCTTGGCCGATCTGCGCAAACTGACCGAGAAGGGCGTGACGTTCAAATCCCACATCGACGGCTCGAAGCACGAGTTGACGCCCGAGCGCTCGATGGAGATCCAGAAGCTGCTGGGGTCCGACATCGTGATGTGCTTCGACGAATGCCCCGCCTTGCCGGCGGATCGGGATCGGATCGCCGAAAGCATGCGCCTGTCGATGCGCTGGGCGGCGCGGTCGAAAGAGGCGTTTGGCGATCGCCCCGGACATGCGCTTTTTGGAATCATGCAGGGCGGACTGGAGCGCGATTTCCGGGAAGAAAGCGCCGAGGCGTTGAAGGACATCGGCTTTGATGGCTATGCGGTTGGCGGTTTGGCTGTGGGCGAAGGGCAGGCCGCGATGTTTGACTGTCTGGATTTCGCCCCTGATCTTCTTCCCGAAGACAAACCCCGCTATCTTATGGGGGTTGGTAAGCCGGATGACATCGTCGGCGCGGTCAAGCGCGGCATCGACATGATGGATTGCGTGCTGCCGTCGCGTTCTGGCCGCACCGGGCAAGTGTTCACACGTCACGGAGTTTTGAACATCAAGAACGCGCGTCATCAGGACGACCCGCGCCCGTTGGACGAAAACTGTGGCTGTCCGGCCTGCCGCAACTATTCGCGCGCTTATCTGCATCATGTGTTCCGCGCACAGGAAATGATCTCGGGCATGCTTCTGACATGGCATAATCTGCATTACTTTCAGGAAATCATGCAGGGCATGCGCGACGCGATTGCAGCGCAGAGATTCGCCGAATGGGAAACGGATTTCCACTCTGGCCGCGCGCAAGGCGATATTGAGCCGCTTTAA
- a CDS encoding GlxA family transcriptional regulator, translating into MSASVVPKGVAHVAIDAPANPEPIVFVLLPNLSMLAFTSAIEPLRIANQLTGKSLYSWTTMSEDGGNVRCSNGIEIGIDSALGDTPADSRIFICSGVQPELSTSAKVADWTRKQWRLGRTVGALCTGTYTLARAGILAGHKFTLHWENIAPFREHFPGLNPVEQLYTMDNRVLTCGGGSAATDLFFKLIYDTHGPVLAQAVLNMCLHTVQRSETDRQQSSTSASIGVRNDKLVRIINHFEAHLDDHINLDVITDELGISRRQMERLFRHYLNTTPKKYLQNLRLQRARILLAETNLPVVDVAVACGFDSAAYFSKRFREAFGMSPHKFSTGQG; encoded by the coding sequence ATGTCGGCGTCTGTAGTTCCCAAAGGTGTGGCCCACGTCGCGATCGACGCACCAGCCAACCCCGAACCAATTGTTTTCGTGCTGCTTCCAAACCTGTCGATGCTTGCCTTCACGTCGGCCATCGAGCCTTTGCGGATCGCCAATCAGTTGACCGGGAAAAGCCTGTATTCCTGGACCACCATGTCCGAAGATGGGGGCAATGTAAGGTGCTCGAACGGGATCGAGATCGGGATCGATAGCGCGTTGGGGGATACGCCAGCCGACAGCCGAATTTTCATATGTTCCGGCGTCCAACCCGAATTATCCACCAGCGCGAAAGTCGCAGACTGGACCCGCAAACAATGGCGTTTGGGCCGCACGGTTGGGGCTTTGTGCACTGGCACCTATACTTTGGCGCGCGCGGGCATTTTGGCCGGCCACAAATTCACGTTGCATTGGGAAAACATCGCGCCGTTTCGCGAGCATTTCCCCGGCCTCAACCCGGTCGAGCAGTTGTATACGATGGACAACCGCGTCCTGACCTGCGGTGGTGGCTCGGCGGCGACCGACCTGTTCTTCAAGCTGATCTATGACACCCACGGTCCGGTGCTGGCGCAGGCCGTTCTGAACATGTGCCTGCACACCGTTCAACGGTCGGAAACAGACCGCCAGCAAAGCTCCACATCCGCGTCTATCGGGGTGCGTAATGACAAACTGGTGCGCATCATCAATCATTTCGAAGCGCATTTGGACGACCATATCAATCTGGACGTCATCACCGACGAGCTTGGGATTTCGCGGCGGCAGATGGAACGACTGTTTCGCCACTACCTGAACACAACGCCGAAGAAATATTTACAAAACCTTCGCCTTCAGCGCGCGCGTATCCTGCTGGCAGAGACCAATCTGCCTGTGGTCGATGTCGCCGTCGCGTGTGGCTTTGACTCTGCTGCGTATTTCTCGAAACGGTTTCGTGAGGCTTTCGGGATGTCTCCGCATAAATTTTCGACCGGACAGGGGTAG
- the lon gene encoding endopeptidase La, with protein MSEQLSQSFPVLPLRDIVVFPHMIVPLFVGREKSVRALEEVMADDKQILLSSQIDPSVDEPDVEGIYDVGVLANVLQLLKLPDGTVKVLVEGQARVRITDYVDNADYFEAFAEVIEERPGDPNEIEALLRSVSEEFERYSKIKKNIPEEALAAVAETRAPDKLADLVAGHLGVEVDQKQELLETFTVSERLEKVYGLMQGEMSVLRVEKKIKTRVKSQMERTQREYYLNEQMKAIQKELGDGEEGQNELTELEEKIEETKLSKEAREKADAELKKLKNMSPMSAEATVVRNYLDWMLGLPWGKKSRVKKDLNNAQKVLDADHYGLEKVKERIVEYLAVQQRSKKLKGPIMCLVGPPGVGKTSLGKSVAMATGREFIRISLGGVRDESEIRGHRRTYIGSMPGKIIQALKKAKTTNPLILLDEIDKMGQDFRGDPASAMLEVLDPEQNSTFVDHYLEVEYDLSDVMFLTTANSYNMPGPLLDRMEIITLAGYTEDEKREIASRHLLPEVVKDHGLKKDEFSVSVTALTDMIRYYTREAGVRNLKRELAKLARKAVTKLVKKEVEAVEVTPELLEDYLGVRKHRFGLAEQEDQVGVVTGLAWTSVGGDLLSIEALRLPGKGRMKTTGKLGDVMKESIDAANSYVRSIAPEIGVKPPQFEKSDIHVHVPEGATPKDGPSAGLAMVTSIVSVLTGIPVKKDIAMTGEVTLRGNALAIGGLKEKLLAALRGGVKTVLIPAENEKDLREIPDNVKEGLTIIPVSHVSEVLKHALVREPVAVEWDEAAEEAAAAALAKKPASVPPIAH; from the coding sequence ATGAGTGAGCAACTGAGCCAATCCTTCCCGGTCCTGCCGCTGCGTGACATTGTGGTCTTCCCCCACATGATCGTGCCGCTGTTTGTTGGACGCGAAAAAAGCGTCAGGGCTTTGGAAGAAGTGATGGCGGATGACAAGCAGATCCTTCTGTCCAGCCAAATTGACCCGTCGGTCGATGAGCCGGACGTGGAAGGTATCTATGATGTCGGCGTGCTGGCCAATGTGCTGCAACTGCTGAAACTGCCCGACGGCACTGTTAAAGTGCTGGTCGAGGGACAGGCGCGGGTGCGCATCACAGACTATGTCGATAACGCCGACTATTTCGAAGCCTTTGCCGAGGTAATCGAAGAACGGCCCGGCGACCCGAACGAGATCGAAGCGCTTCTGCGTTCGGTCAGCGAAGAGTTCGAGCGCTATTCCAAGATTAAGAAAAACATCCCCGAAGAAGCGCTGGCGGCGGTCGCGGAAACGCGCGCGCCTGACAAGCTGGCCGATCTTGTGGCGGGGCATCTGGGCGTCGAAGTCGACCAAAAACAAGAGCTGCTTGAAACCTTCACGGTCTCTGAGCGGCTTGAGAAGGTCTATGGCCTGATGCAGGGCGAAATGTCGGTCCTGCGGGTTGAGAAAAAGATCAAAACCCGCGTCAAAAGCCAGATGGAGCGCACCCAGCGCGAATATTATCTGAATGAGCAGATGAAGGCCATTCAGAAGGAACTTGGCGACGGCGAAGAAGGCCAGAACGAGCTGACCGAGCTGGAAGAAAAGATCGAAGAAACCAAGCTGTCCAAGGAAGCGCGCGAAAAGGCGGATGCCGAGCTGAAGAAGCTCAAGAACATGTCGCCCATGTCGGCAGAAGCCACGGTTGTGCGCAACTATCTGGATTGGATGCTGGGTCTGCCATGGGGCAAGAAAAGCCGGGTGAAGAAAGACCTGAACAACGCTCAGAAAGTGCTGGATGCGGATCACTATGGCCTTGAGAAGGTCAAGGAGCGCATTGTCGAATATCTGGCTGTTCAGCAGCGCTCGAAAAAGCTGAAGGGCCCGATCATGTGCCTTGTTGGCCCTCCCGGCGTGGGTAAAACTTCGCTTGGGAAATCGGTTGCCATGGCCACGGGGCGCGAATTTATCCGCATCTCGTTGGGAGGCGTGCGTGACGAAAGCGAAATCCGCGGTCACCGCCGGACTTATATCGGTTCGATGCCCGGTAAGATCATTCAGGCGCTGAAAAAGGCGAAAACCACGAACCCGCTTATTTTGTTGGATGAGATCGACAAGATGGGGCAGGACTTCCGTGGTGATCCCGCATCCGCGATGCTGGAAGTGCTTGATCCGGAACAGAACTCGACCTTTGTCGATCACTATCTTGAGGTCGAATATGACCTGTCAGATGTGATGTTCCTGACCACTGCGAACTCCTACAACATGCCGGGACCGCTTTTGGACCGGATGGAGATCATCACGCTGGCCGGCTACACCGAAGATGAAAAGCGTGAAATCGCGTCGCGTCACCTGCTTCCGGAAGTGGTCAAGGATCACGGGCTGAAGAAGGATGAGTTTTCGGTCAGTGTAACCGCGCTGACGGATATGATCCGTTACTACACTCGCGAAGCCGGTGTGCGGAACCTGAAGCGCGAGCTTGCAAAACTGGCCCGCAAAGCGGTGACCAAACTGGTTAAGAAAGAGGTCGAGGCCGTCGAAGTCACGCCTGAATTGCTGGAAGACTATCTTGGTGTGCGCAAGCATCGCTTTGGATTGGCCGAACAGGAAGACCAGGTGGGCGTCGTGACAGGTTTGGCCTGGACCAGCGTGGGCGGTGATCTGCTGTCCATCGAAGCGCTGCGCCTGCCGGGCAAGGGCCGGATGAAAACCACAGGGAAACTGGGCGATGTGATGAAGGAATCAATCGACGCCGCCAATTCCTATGTGCGGTCGATTGCGCCCGAAATCGGCGTTAAGCCGCCCCAGTTCGAAAAGTCAGACATCCACGTGCATGTGCCCGAAGGCGCGACGCCCAAGGATGGCCCCTCGGCGGGTCTGGCGATGGTTACCTCTATCGTGTCTGTCCTGACCGGCATTCCCGTGAAGAAAGACATCGCCATGACCGGAGAAGTCACCCTTCGCGGCAACGCGCTGGCGATTGGCGGTTTGAAAGAAAAACTGCTGGCCGCGTTGCGTGGTGGTGTCAAAACCGTCCTGATCCCGGCAGAGAACGAAAAAGACCTGCGTGAGATTCCAGACAATGTGAAAGAAGGGCTGACGATCATCCCGGTAAGCCATGTGTCCGAAGTCCTGAAACACGCTTTGGTTCGTGAACCGGTTGCCGTGGAATGGGATGAAGCGGCGGAAGAAGCTGCGGCTGCTGCCTTGGCGAAAAAGCCAGCCAGCGTGCCGCCAATCGCGCACTGA
- a CDS encoding SUF system Fe-S cluster assembly protein, which translates to MTMNTSDKLEGEPLIKPSTVDHPLYDSVVEACRTVYDPEIPVNIFDLGLVYTVEINDENEVDLIMTLTAPGCPVAGEMPGWLVEAIEPVAGVKQVNVEMTWDPPWGMEMMSDEARLELGFM; encoded by the coding sequence ATGACAATGAACACATCCGACAAGCTTGAAGGTGAACCGCTGATCAAGCCCTCAACCGTTGACCACCCGCTGTATGACAGCGTGGTTGAAGCCTGCCGGACGGTCTATGACCCGGAAATTCCGGTCAATATCTTTGACTTGGGGCTGGTTTATACGGTCGAGATCAACGACGAAAACGAAGTTGATCTGATTATGACGCTGACAGCGCCCGGCTGCCCAGTCGCAGGTGAAATGCCCGGCTGGCTGGTCGAAGCGATCGAACCCGTTGCAGGCGTGAAACAGGTGAATGTCGAAATGACCTGGGATCCGCCCTGGGGCATGGAAATGATGTCGGACGAAGCCCGTCTTGAACTGGGCTTTATGTAA
- a CDS encoding HesB/IscA family protein, with protein sequence MFGIPGRSPITMTPAAEAQIAKLMASGGHMGLRIGVKKGGCAGMEYTMDYVDEVDSHDEVVDQGDARVIIAPMAQMFLFGTEIDYEISLLEAGFKFRNPNVSEACGCGESIKFDEKLSADLP encoded by the coding sequence ATGTTTGGCATTCCCGGCAGATCGCCGATCACCATGACACCGGCCGCCGAGGCCCAGATCGCCAAACTCATGGCGTCCGGTGGACATATGGGCTTGCGCATTGGAGTCAAAAAAGGTGGCTGTGCGGGCATGGAATACACCATGGACTATGTTGATGAGGTCGACAGCCATGACGAGGTGGTCGACCAAGGTGACGCCCGCGTCATCATCGCGCCAATGGCGCAGATGTTCTTGTTCGGAACAGAAATCGACTATGAAATCTCGCTGCTCGAGGCGGGGTTCAAATTTCGGAACCCAAATGTCAGTGAAGCTTGCGGGTGTGGCGAATCGATAAAGTTCGATGAAAAGCTCAGCGCAGACCTGCCCTAG
- a CDS encoding histidine phosphatase family protein, with protein sequence MPTQYPEMFVIRHGQTEWNLAGRHQGRLDSPLTQKGRQQARVMGQMLQREIGGRTDVAAYSSPQGRALQTAELSLAALSWSVTQDERLCEVSFGAWQGLTHDEIAAGWPKQAAFGEQNPQEWHYMSPGGETLADLQDRADRFLKDLADPAVVFTHGVLSRVLRARWLGLNEHEMLELPGGQGIIFHLARGHGHRVIEK encoded by the coding sequence ATGCCAACCCAATATCCAGAAATGTTCGTTATTCGCCACGGTCAGACGGAATGGAACCTAGCCGGTCGCCACCAAGGGCGACTGGATTCGCCGTTGACCCAAAAGGGGCGGCAACAGGCGCGCGTCATGGGGCAGATGTTGCAGCGCGAGATTGGCGGACGCACTGATGTTGCAGCCTACAGCTCGCCGCAAGGCCGGGCTTTGCAGACTGCGGAACTGTCGCTCGCTGCATTGTCATGGTCGGTCACACAAGACGAGCGGTTGTGCGAGGTGTCTTTTGGCGCGTGGCAAGGTTTGACCCATGATGAGATTGCAGCAGGCTGGCCCAAGCAGGCTGCGTTTGGCGAACAGAATCCGCAGGAATGGCACTATATGTCGCCCGGCGGTGAGACTTTGGCCGACCTTCAGGACCGCGCAGATCGTTTTTTGAAAGACCTTGCCGACCCGGCGGTGGTTTTTACACATGGGGTGCTTTCACGGGTGCTTCGGGCGCGCTGGTTGGGTCTGAATGAACACGAAATGCTGGAGCTGCCAGGCGGCCAGGGGATCATTTTCCACCTTGCGCGTGGGCACGGGCATCGGGTGATCGAAAAATAA
- a CDS encoding TfoX/Sxy family protein, whose amino-acid sequence MSVTDTDIAFVKELLEGLGPLTHRKMMGGATFYANGQVFAILSSSGEIFLKAKGAFADAMAAEGSRIFGMDGKTMGYWTLPYAALDDPDLACGWARRALDALA is encoded by the coding sequence ATGTCCGTCACTGACACAGATATCGCCTTTGTCAAAGAACTGCTTGAGGGGCTTGGCCCGCTGACCCATCGCAAGATGATGGGCGGTGCGACCTTCTATGCAAATGGTCAGGTGTTTGCGATCCTGTCCAGCAGTGGCGAGATTTTCTTGAAAGCCAAAGGGGCTTTTGCTGACGCTATGGCAGCCGAGGGCAGCCGCATCTTCGGCATGGACGGCAAAACCATGGGATACTGGACCCTGCCCTACGCGGCTTTGGACGACCCGGATCTGGCCTGCGGTTGGGCGCGTCGCGCGTTGGATGCGTTAGCTTAA
- a CDS encoding isopenicillin N synthase family oxygenase, producing MIPRLDAAKIAARDPQTMAALKYGVEQVGFLTIHNTIIPHDQMVRVLESYRAFFHLPEADKREVDMALTGANRGWGAPGSEQVDPDANPDYKQVFDCGFELDRDDPLRGQNLSVYGDNLWPDMPGFRKTIQDYYAQALLVALDLLRGIAAAIGKDEHYFDDAFTRPMALLRGNYYPPRPDWAGDKDFGIAPHTDYGCLTLLASDGVAGLEVLSADGSWLPVNAPVGEFAINFGEMLEMWTGQAVKATMHRVVGSGDERISVPMFFNPNHDINVAPDGADKPILAGDHMKKRFDETYLHLKAAAAS from the coding sequence ATGATCCCAAGACTGGATGCCGCCAAGATTGCGGCCCGCGATCCGCAGACGATGGCGGCGTTGAAATACGGCGTGGAACAGGTCGGGTTCCTCACCATTCACAACACGATTATTCCGCACGACCAAATGGTACGGGTGTTGGAAAGTTACAGGGCCTTCTTTCATCTGCCCGAGGCCGACAAGCGCGAGGTTGATATGGCCCTGACGGGGGCCAACCGGGGCTGGGGTGCGCCGGGGTCCGAACAGGTCGATCCTGACGCCAACCCCGACTACAAACAGGTGTTTGATTGCGGGTTCGAATTAGATCGCGACGATCCGCTGCGAGGCCAGAACCTGTCGGTCTATGGGGACAACCTGTGGCCGGATATGCCGGGGTTTCGCAAAACGATCCAAGACTACTACGCGCAAGCGCTTTTGGTCGCGCTGGACCTGCTGCGCGGCATTGCAGCAGCGATCGGTAAGGATGAGCATTATTTCGACGACGCGTTCACCCGCCCGATGGCGCTTCTGCGCGGCAACTATTATCCACCCCGGCCTGATTGGGCAGGGGATAAGGATTTCGGGATTGCGCCGCATACGGATTACGGTTGCCTGACCCTTCTGGCATCAGATGGCGTGGCTGGGCTGGAGGTGCTGTCCGCAGACGGGTCATGGCTGCCCGTGAACGCCCCAGTCGGCGAATTTGCGATCAATTTCGGCGAGATGCTGGAAATGTGGACCGGGCAGGCGGTCAAGGCGACGATGCACCGGGTGGTCGGGTCAGGGGATGAACGGATCTCGGTCCCGATGTTCTTCAACCCAAACCACGACATCAACGTTGCTCCGGATGGCGCGGATAAGCCTATCCTTGCGGGCGATCACATGAAGAAGCGGTTTGACGAGACCTATCTGCACCTCAAGGCGGCGGCCGCGTCTTAA